The following are encoded in a window of Sutcliffiella horikoshii genomic DNA:
- a CDS encoding cobyrinate a,c-diamide synthase — translation MGRRRILIAGTGSGVGKTTITIGLMAAMRNKGLLVQGFKCGPDFIDTSYHTAVTGRKSRNLDSWMLSSDCVKEVLVRGSEGADISIIEGVMGFYDGKDPLSNEGSSAEISILTGSPVVLVVDCSGMARSAGAMVKGYQTLSDQVNIVGVMANKVGSEGHFHLVKAAVESECQIPVIGYLTRESEIEMPERHLGLVPSIERGELEGFFHALGERVAKTVDVERLYKLAEVASELPTKNKLSIFTSYPNKKVRIAVAYDAAFHFYYEENLELLQSRGAELIYFSPLENEVVPSDVDGVYLGGGFPEEFAARLSSNTKTMDSIYQAVVKREIPTFAECGGYMYLCEEIVTAGGETYPMVGVIPGIVHMQTRLAALGYREVKGLNGNFLLKEGEVARGHEFHYSTFHHETELPAAFETKGMRGRGTDGYVTKNLVAGYTHIHFGSNPSVVENWIQRCLEVKLHV, via the coding sequence ATGGGGAGAAGAAGAATTCTCATAGCAGGAACTGGCAGTGGAGTAGGAAAAACAACCATCACTATCGGCTTGATGGCTGCCATGCGGAATAAGGGTCTTCTTGTACAAGGGTTTAAATGTGGTCCAGATTTTATCGATACCTCATACCATACGGCGGTGACAGGCAGGAAATCGCGGAATCTGGATAGTTGGATGCTTTCATCTGATTGTGTGAAAGAAGTATTGGTGCGGGGAAGTGAGGGTGCTGATATTTCCATCATAGAAGGGGTGATGGGCTTTTATGACGGGAAGGATCCCCTTTCAAATGAGGGAAGCAGTGCAGAAATTAGTATCCTCACCGGAAGTCCTGTGGTGCTTGTGGTGGATTGCTCCGGAATGGCTAGGAGTGCGGGTGCAATGGTCAAAGGGTATCAGACACTATCTGACCAAGTGAACATTGTTGGTGTGATGGCGAATAAAGTGGGAAGCGAAGGACACTTTCACTTAGTTAAGGCTGCAGTTGAATCTGAGTGTCAGATTCCCGTAATAGGCTATCTGACAAGAGAGTCAGAAATTGAGATGCCTGAGCGTCATTTAGGCCTTGTTCCATCTATTGAACGAGGAGAACTTGAAGGTTTTTTTCATGCATTGGGTGAGCGTGTTGCAAAAACGGTGGACGTGGAGCGCTTATATAAGCTGGCGGAAGTAGCTTCCGAGCTTCCAACCAAAAACAAGCTTTCCATTTTCACTTCATATCCAAATAAAAAGGTTCGAATAGCTGTTGCCTATGATGCTGCTTTCCATTTTTATTACGAAGAGAACTTGGAACTTTTGCAAAGCAGAGGAGCGGAATTAATCTATTTCTCTCCCTTGGAAAATGAAGTGGTCCCAAGTGATGTGGATGGTGTCTATCTTGGCGGAGGCTTCCCGGAGGAATTTGCAGCTAGGCTTTCATCAAATACCAAAACCATGGATAGCATCTATCAGGCAGTAGTGAAAAGGGAAATCCCAACCTTTGCGGAATGTGGAGGCTATATGTATTTATGCGAGGAAATTGTGACTGCAGGAGGGGAGACTTATCCAATGGTAGGGGTAATTCCTGGTATTGTGCATATGCAAACCAGGTTAGCTGCCCTTGGGTACAGGGAAGTCAAAGGGTTGAACGGGAATTTTCTCTTGAAGGAGGGAGAGGTGGCAAGGGGGCATGAGTTCCACTATTCCACCTTCCATCACGAAACAGAGCTACCCGCCGCCTTTGAAACAAAAGGAATGAGAGGAAGAGGCACAGACGGGTATGTTACTAAAAACTTAGTCGCTGGTTATACGCATATTCATTTTGGCTCCAATCCAAGTGTTGTAGAAAACTGGATTCAAAGATGTTTGGAGGTAAAATTGCATGTTTAA
- a CDS encoding cob(I)yrinic acid a,c-diamide adenosyltransferase, producing the protein MSGKSKQKGLTLVYTGDGKGKTTSAIGLAVRAVGRGMKVKIYQFIKSPERTYGEQIALSKLGVEMEQLGIGFTWTKTPEEHREALRIGWPKAKEAVMSGKYDIVVLDELNNALSIQGFPVDDVLPLREVLELIRNKPEHVHLVITGRNAPEQVQVAADLVSVVHAEKHYYDKGIPAVKGVEF; encoded by the coding sequence ATGAGTGGGAAATCAAAGCAAAAAGGCTTGACACTGGTGTACACCGGAGATGGAAAAGGTAAAACAACTTCAGCAATTGGACTGGCAGTTCGCGCAGTAGGGAGGGGGATGAAGGTGAAGATCTATCAGTTCATCAAATCACCTGAGCGTACATACGGGGAACAGATTGCCTTGAGTAAATTAGGAGTGGAGATGGAGCAACTGGGGATTGGCTTTACGTGGACCAAGACTCCTGAAGAGCATCGAGAAGCACTTCGCATCGGTTGGCCAAAAGCGAAAGAAGCTGTCATGAGTGGAAAGTATGACATAGTCGTCTTGGATGAATTGAATAACGCTTTATCTATTCAGGGTTTTCCGGTAGATGATGTTTTACCATTAAGAGAGGTCTTAGAACTTATCAGGAACAAGCCTGAGCACGTTCATCTTGTCATAACTGGAAGAAATGCACCTGAACAAGTCCAAGTTGCAGCAGATTTGGTCTCAGTTGTCCATGCCGAGAAGCATTATTACGATAAGGGGATCCCGGCAGTCAAAGGGGTGGAATTTTAA
- a CDS encoding isochorismatase family protein — translation MQIIRPTKYGFTKLWLKSTYLILLLNEWRHRDAEVIFIKHISKNRNSGFHPTHKGSAIKEIVKPLEKEIVISKEVNSAFIGTSLEKYLHDREIEEVVITGLTTPHCISTTTRMSGNLGFNTYLIEDATAAFGINYKGTYIDAQTIHNISLATLHNEFAIVLTTKELLERL, via the coding sequence ATGCAGATTATTCGTCCGACTAAGTACGGATTTACCAAATTATGGTTGAAAAGCACCTATCTAATTTTACTATTAAATGAATGGAGGCACAGGGATGCTGAAGTCATTTTTATTAAGCATATTTCAAAGAATCGCAACTCCGGTTTCCACCCAACCCATAAAGGATCAGCTATCAAAGAAATTGTGAAACCTCTCGAAAAGGAAATAGTGATATCTAAAGAGGTTAACAGTGCTTTTATCGGCACCTCACTTGAAAAATATTTACATGACAGAGAGATTGAAGAAGTGGTGATTACAGGCTTAACTACTCCCCACTGTATCTCAACAACCACCAGGATGAGCGGAAATCTAGGATTTAACACTTACCTTATAGAAGATGCTACGGCCGCATTTGGCATTAATTATAAGGGTACCTACATAGATGCCCAAACCATCCATAACATTTCTCTTGCTACCCTTCACAATGAATTTGCCATAGTCTTGACAACGAAAGAGCTTCTTGAACGATTGTGA
- a CDS encoding DUF523 domain-containing protein — translation MILVSSCLAGLQVRYNSTHCLDLKISKLIEENKAIPVCPELLGGFSTPREPAEIIGGNGDDVLNGKAKVVEKSGRDVTELYIKGAYTTLKKARDVNATVVVLKEYSPSCGSSMIYNGEFIGERITGNGVTTALLKRNGLQVMSEEQFADMVLM, via the coding sequence ATGATATTGGTAAGTTCTTGTTTAGCAGGGTTACAGGTAAGATATAACAGTACACATTGTTTAGATCTTAAGATCAGTAAACTAATAGAAGAGAATAAGGCGATACCTGTATGTCCGGAATTGCTTGGTGGATTTTCAACCCCCAGAGAACCTGCTGAAATAATAGGTGGTAACGGGGATGATGTATTAAATGGAAAAGCTAAAGTTGTCGAGAAGTCAGGTAGAGACGTTACGGAACTATACATAAAAGGAGCTTACACTACTTTAAAAAAAGCTAGAGATGTTAATGCAACAGTAGTTGTTCTTAAGGAGTATAGTCCATCCTGTGGAAGTTCAATGATTTATAATGGTGAATTTATAGGGGAGAGAATTACTGGGAATGGAGTTACAACTGCTTTATTAAAAAGAAACGGTTTACAAGTAATGTCAGAAGAACAATTTGCAGATATGGTTTTGATGTAG
- a CDS encoding DJ-1/PfpI family protein, producing the protein MQQRTVGILLFNDVEVLDFAGPFEVFSVATLPISNEKPFIVKTISENGDLVTARNGLKVFPDYSFDNHPSLDIVIIPGGYGAEQIEINNPTIIEWIKTQQSRTEFLTSVCTGALLLAKAGILDGRKATTHWMDVDRLKHEFPKVSVQRDVKFVDEGSIITSGGISAGINMSFHLISRLHGKDVAEDTAKRMEYEIKL; encoded by the coding sequence ATGCAACAGCGTACAGTTGGTATTTTACTATTTAACGATGTAGAAGTATTAGATTTTGCAGGACCATTTGAAGTTTTTTCTGTAGCGACCTTACCTATTTCTAATGAAAAGCCGTTTATTGTCAAAACAATATCTGAAAATGGAGACTTAGTTACTGCAAGGAATGGTTTGAAAGTTTTTCCTGATTATAGTTTTGATAACCATCCTTCATTAGATATAGTGATTATTCCTGGGGGTTATGGTGCAGAACAGATTGAAATAAACAATCCTACTATAATTGAATGGATTAAAACCCAGCAATCAAGAACAGAGTTTCTGACTTCAGTCTGTACTGGTGCGCTGCTTCTTGCAAAAGCAGGAATTCTTGATGGAAGAAAAGCAACAACGCATTGGATGGATGTTGATAGATTAAAACATGAATTTCCTAAAGTTTCAGTCCAGCGTGATGTTAAGTTTGTCGATGAAGGATCAATTATAACCTCTGGAGGAATATCAGCTGGAATTAATATGTCGTTTCATCTGATATCTCGACTACATGGAAAAGATGTAGCTGAAGATACAGCAAAACGAATGGAGTATGAAATTAAGTTGTAA
- a CDS encoding NAD(P)/FAD-dependent oxidoreductase, which yields MIYECAIIGGGPAGLNAALVLGRARRSVALIDNNQPRNAVTHASHGFITRDGITPSEFRRIAYKELLNYPSVNHLQTEIVSVNKTAMGYEVVDISGILIRTKKLIVATGVKENFPLIEGFYSFYGKSLFNCPYCDGWELQDQPIFVVSENPSIFHTAKLLFNWSKDLVVCTNGLTLLSEVQKKQLQSKGITVIEKPILAFIGQNGRLEHIRFTDGTHTSRAGGFVMPQFVQSAPFRDQLGYELTKSGGIKTDESGKTSIPGLYSAGDASYVKPSQVVFAAADGSRIAMTVNMDLTEEEFE from the coding sequence ATGATTTATGAATGTGCGATTATTGGAGGCGGTCCTGCAGGGTTGAATGCAGCCCTTGTACTGGGAAGAGCAAGACGAAGTGTAGCATTGATTGATAATAATCAGCCTAGAAATGCTGTGACACATGCCTCTCACGGTTTCATTACAAGAGACGGTATAACACCGTCCGAATTCCGTCGTATTGCTTATAAAGAATTGTTGAATTACCCTTCTGTCAATCATCTACAAACTGAGATAGTTTCAGTCAACAAAACAGCTATGGGATATGAAGTAGTTGATATATCAGGAATTCTTATTCGGACAAAAAAATTAATTGTGGCAACAGGGGTAAAAGAAAATTTTCCTCTCATCGAGGGCTTTTATTCGTTCTATGGAAAAAGTTTATTTAATTGTCCTTATTGTGATGGATGGGAACTGCAAGATCAGCCAATTTTCGTTGTTTCCGAAAATCCATCTATCTTCCATACGGCGAAACTGCTCTTCAATTGGAGTAAAGATTTGGTTGTTTGTACAAATGGTCTTACACTTTTATCGGAAGTGCAAAAAAAGCAACTGCAATCAAAAGGGATTACTGTGATAGAGAAACCCATTCTAGCCTTTATTGGCCAAAACGGTAGATTGGAACATATTCGCTTTACAGATGGAACTCACACTTCGAGAGCTGGAGGCTTTGTCATGCCACAATTTGTTCAAAGTGCACCGTTCAGAGACCAGTTGGGGTATGAATTGACAAAGTCGGGTGGGATCAAAACAGATGAATCAGGCAAAACATCAATACCTGGTTTGTATTCTGCTGGTGATGCTTCCTATGTAAAACCATCTCAAGTGGTTTTTGCAGCAGCTGATGGGAGCCGTATTGCTATGACCGTTAATATGGATTTAACAGAAGAAGAGTTTGAATGA
- a CDS encoding Rrf2 family transcriptional regulator, which produces MKFSKATNYALHTMLSLVTSASAEPIGVQKLAESQGVSTTYLSKILTKLVKAGMIESISGAHGGYRLSRLKDEITFLDIIHAIEGTASLFECDFVHGDECLIQAEMKEAEEKMKQHLKEINLVDIAQKQMGV; this is translated from the coding sequence ATGAAATTTTCAAAAGCGACTAATTATGCTTTACACACCATGCTTTCTCTCGTTACTTCTGCTTCGGCTGAGCCAATAGGTGTCCAGAAACTGGCAGAATCACAAGGTGTTTCAACAACTTATCTGTCCAAAATTTTAACCAAGCTCGTAAAAGCAGGAATGATTGAATCAATTTCCGGAGCTCATGGAGGTTATCGATTATCTCGTCTAAAAGATGAGATTACATTTTTAGATATCATTCACGCCATAGAAGGTACAGCTTCCTTATTTGAATGTGATTTTGTTCATGGAGATGAATGCTTAATTCAAGCTGAAATGAAAGAAGCAGAAGAGAAGATGAAGCAACATTTAAAAGAAATTAACTTAGTGGACATAGCTCAAAAGCAAATGGGAGTTTAA
- a CDS encoding toxic anion resistance protein has product MKNNDQVKNQVKEDTLNDLLSNPFETPKMENEMMTQDLNEVQSEPKKEKVMDTLSEEYKAKAIDIAKQIDPNDQHAISSYGVTAQNELSTFSNSILSHVQAKDAGPVGEVVSELMKKIKEVKPGELEPQKKGFFGKFFGSVNNSVQQLFAKYRKIGFEIDKISDQLESFKKVLQRDNIMLESLYDKNKDYFQALNIYIAAAEHKFDEIQGTIIPELEQKARQTNNQMDVQAVSDMMQFADRLQKRTHDLKISRQITLQMAPQIRMIQHTNQTLVERIQSSILTAIPLWKNQLVIAVSLYNQQKAVDTQKNVSETTNELLLRNSEMLKQNTISAARENERGLVDIETLKKTQENLIETLEETLQIQQEGREKRHQVELELVQMENDLKNKLLEVRSKAKRE; this is encoded by the coding sequence ATGAAAAACAATGATCAAGTAAAAAACCAAGTAAAAGAAGATACACTGAATGACTTATTAAGTAATCCATTCGAGACACCGAAAATGGAAAACGAAATGATGACGCAAGATCTAAATGAGGTTCAATCAGAACCAAAAAAAGAAAAGGTAATGGATACTCTTTCTGAAGAGTACAAAGCGAAAGCCATTGATATTGCAAAACAAATTGATCCAAATGATCAACACGCTATATCTTCCTACGGTGTCACTGCACAAAACGAATTGTCCACTTTTTCTAATTCCATATTGTCTCATGTTCAGGCAAAGGACGCAGGCCCGGTAGGAGAAGTGGTTTCTGAATTAATGAAAAAGATCAAAGAAGTAAAACCTGGAGAACTGGAACCTCAGAAAAAAGGCTTCTTTGGTAAATTTTTTGGAAGTGTCAATAATTCAGTACAACAACTTTTTGCGAAATACCGTAAAATTGGTTTTGAAATCGATAAAATTTCAGATCAACTCGAAAGCTTTAAAAAGGTGTTACAGCGTGACAATATTATGCTTGAATCTTTATACGACAAAAACAAAGATTATTTCCAGGCATTAAACATTTATATCGCTGCAGCGGAGCATAAATTTGATGAAATTCAAGGGACCATCATTCCGGAGCTAGAACAGAAAGCAAGGCAAACGAATAATCAAATGGATGTACAGGCCGTTAGTGATATGATGCAATTTGCAGACCGCCTTCAAAAGCGCACACATGACCTAAAAATCAGCCGCCAAATCACCCTGCAAATGGCACCGCAAATCAGAATGATCCAGCATACAAATCAGACCCTGGTGGAGCGAATTCAATCTTCCATTCTAACAGCAATACCTCTATGGAAGAATCAACTGGTTATTGCGGTTTCCTTATATAATCAGCAAAAGGCAGTAGATACTCAGAAAAATGTTTCTGAGACTACCAATGAACTGTTATTGCGAAATTCCGAAATGCTCAAACAAAACACGATTTCGGCAGCACGTGAAAACGAACGAGGTCTTGTCGACATCGAAACACTGAAGAAAACGCAAGAAAACCTAATCGAAACACTAGAAGAAACCTTACAAATCCAACAAGAAGGCCGAGAAAAACGCCATCAAGTAGAACTAGAACTCGTCCAAATGGAGAACGACCTCAAAAACAAACTACTAGAAGTCCGTTCCAAAGCGAAACGGGAATGA
- a CDS encoding 5-bromo-4-chloroindolyl phosphate hydrolysis family protein, translating into MKRFLLQSFIIILSFNLAAIGFLIVFLLTGNQIQLGILGAFGGFLGSYLALKRKLLPNNDLEKIERKEKKYVTAQLREAKEKAKKINSSRFRVRSIFVYQTITKLSKISTKIIKMVEKEPVRYRTAQSFFHHHLDSSAIITEKYVHLLNQPVRTHEVSQALRETESALKQLERSMEKELMAVLSGDMNNLTTEIKLMNYQQLDTDKRIIEKK; encoded by the coding sequence ATGAAACGGTTCTTACTGCAAAGTTTTATTATTATCCTATCGTTTAATTTAGCGGCCATCGGTTTTTTAATAGTATTTCTTTTAACAGGTAATCAAATTCAACTTGGTATTCTTGGCGCTTTTGGTGGCTTTCTTGGAAGCTATTTGGCGTTGAAGAGAAAATTGCTACCTAATAATGACCTGGAAAAGATTGAACGAAAAGAGAAAAAATATGTTACTGCTCAATTAAGAGAAGCGAAAGAAAAAGCAAAGAAGATTAATAGTTCAAGGTTTAGAGTACGCTCTATTTTTGTTTATCAAACGATAACAAAATTATCTAAAATCTCGACTAAAATCATTAAAATGGTGGAAAAGGAACCGGTTCGGTATCGTACAGCACAAAGCTTCTTTCACCATCATCTGGATTCCTCTGCTATCATCACTGAAAAATATGTGCACCTATTAAATCAACCAGTGCGAACTCATGAAGTTTCTCAAGCGCTTCGAGAAACAGAAAGTGCTTTAAAACAATTAGAACGCAGTATGGAAAAAGAGTTGATGGCAGTGCTTTCAGGGGATATGAATAATCTTACGACAGAAATTAAACTGATGAATTATCAACAGCTTGATACAGATAAGAGAATAATTGAGAAGAAGTAG
- a CDS encoding NAD-dependent succinate-semialdehyde dehydrogenase has product MEKYSMYINGEWVNTEEVIEVTNPATGEVIGTVPSISEDQLENVVQHAEEAFQTWRNYTAYERADILNKWFLLLEENKKHIAETLTKEQGKPFREALGEVGYANSFVDWYKEEGKRIYGETLPSSSKDKRVLIQKQPVGVVAAITPWNFPAAMITRKVAPALAAGCTVIVKPAGQTPLTALLLAKYADEAGVPKGVLQVITGKSSVIGESLMKHKDVKKLTFTGSTEIGKKLMEQASHTVKKLSLELGGHAPFIIFEDADLEKAAKGLVQSKFRNAGQTCICANRIYVQESVEEEFTSLFVKEVSKLKVGNGMERGIDLGPLIDEDALEKVREHLSDAKEKGAAVAFGGEVKEKTFMEPTVITGVTDEMLCMNEETFGPLAPITTFKEEEEAIKRANNSPYGLAAYVFTEKMSRIYRVTEGLDYGIIGVNDGAPSVAQAPFGGLKESGIGREGGHHGMEEYLEVKYVSIGI; this is encoded by the coding sequence ATGGAAAAATATTCGATGTACATAAACGGAGAATGGGTTAATACCGAGGAAGTAATTGAGGTGACGAACCCAGCTACTGGCGAAGTGATTGGTACGGTACCTAGCATCTCAGAGGATCAACTGGAAAATGTGGTGCAACATGCCGAAGAAGCCTTTCAAACTTGGAGGAATTATACGGCATATGAGCGTGCAGATATTTTAAATAAATGGTTCCTTTTATTGGAGGAAAATAAAAAGCATATTGCAGAAACTCTTACAAAGGAGCAAGGCAAACCGTTCCGGGAAGCATTGGGAGAGGTTGGTTATGCGAATAGTTTTGTAGATTGGTATAAAGAGGAAGGGAAAAGAATCTATGGTGAGACCCTTCCATCTTCCTCCAAGGACAAAAGAGTACTGATTCAAAAGCAGCCGGTTGGTGTTGTTGCCGCCATTACGCCATGGAATTTCCCAGCCGCAATGATTACAAGGAAAGTTGCTCCTGCCCTAGCTGCTGGATGTACGGTAATCGTGAAACCAGCCGGACAGACTCCATTGACTGCCCTACTCTTGGCAAAATATGCAGACGAAGCAGGAGTACCTAAAGGTGTTCTTCAAGTCATCACCGGAAAATCTTCCGTTATTGGCGAGTCATTAATGAAACATAAAGATGTAAAAAAGCTTACCTTTACAGGCTCTACGGAGATTGGTAAGAAATTAATGGAACAAGCATCTCATACAGTCAAGAAACTATCATTGGAGCTTGGCGGACATGCCCCGTTTATCATATTTGAGGATGCGGACCTGGAAAAAGCAGCAAAAGGACTTGTTCAGTCAAAATTCAGAAATGCCGGTCAAACTTGTATTTGTGCCAATAGAATATATGTACAGGAGAGTGTAGAGGAAGAATTTACTTCACTTTTCGTCAAAGAGGTTTCTAAACTAAAAGTTGGAAACGGGATGGAACGTGGAATTGATCTTGGCCCACTGATTGATGAAGATGCATTGGAAAAAGTGAGAGAGCATTTAAGCGATGCCAAAGAAAAAGGTGCAGCCGTTGCTTTTGGTGGCGAAGTGAAAGAAAAAACGTTTATGGAACCGACAGTCATAACTGGCGTAACAGACGAAATGCTTTGCATGAACGAGGAAACATTTGGTCCTCTTGCACCAATTACAACCTTTAAAGAGGAAGAAGAGGCAATCAAGAGAGCTAACAATTCTCCTTATGGATTGGCTGCGTATGTATTTACCGAGAAAATGTCCAGAATTTATCGAGTTACGGAAGGGCTTGATTATGGCATTATTGGTGTCAATGATGGGGCACCTTCTGTTGCACAGGCCCCATTTGGCGGGTTAAAAGAAAGTGGTATCGGCAGAGAAGGCGGACATCACGGGATGGAAGAATATTTGGAAGTGAAATATGTTTCCATAGGAATTTAA
- a CDS encoding MFS transporter: protein MWKNRNVWIILIGEFIAGLGLWTGIIGNLEFMQALVPSDFAKSLILFAGLLAGVMVGPLAGKIIDSTSKKRVMLISGFGRMISVVFMFLAIEYQSILFMIIFMIAIQLSAAFYFPALQSSIPLIVKDKDLLEMNGVHMNVSTVSRIAGTALAGAMLVIMSLSSLYMASMVAYGILFLLTFLLNFEEPNQNDSLEGKNKKSGDFKEVLPVLKETPIALTVLILTFIPFLFIGGFNLMVINISEIQDDQTIKSWIYTIEGVCFMIGAFAVKRISNDNNMVPLMFFFVTLIAISHLSLYFADIKWMTLFSFGLFGLAVGCFFPIAATIFQTKIPKEYHGRFFSFRNMLDRVLFQVVLLGTGLFLDTIGLQMMAIVFGMLSLTLILIYGLRLFRQPVAVAEQKTP from the coding sequence ATGTGGAAAAACCGGAATGTATGGATTATTTTAATAGGTGAATTTATTGCTGGATTAGGCTTATGGACGGGTATTATTGGGAACTTGGAGTTTATGCAGGCATTGGTTCCTTCAGACTTTGCCAAGTCTCTTATTTTGTTTGCGGGATTACTTGCAGGAGTGATGGTAGGCCCTTTAGCTGGTAAGATTATTGACTCAACAAGTAAAAAGCGAGTAATGCTAATATCAGGATTTGGCCGGATGATTAGTGTAGTATTTATGTTTTTAGCGATTGAATATCAATCTATTCTCTTTATGATCATTTTTATGATTGCTATTCAGTTGTCTGCCGCATTTTATTTTCCTGCGTTGCAATCATCTATTCCGTTGATTGTGAAAGACAAAGATTTATTAGAAATGAACGGGGTGCATATGAATGTATCCACTGTTTCTAGGATTGCAGGGACAGCACTTGCTGGAGCGATGCTAGTCATTATGAGTTTATCTTCCTTGTATATGGCTTCCATGGTTGCTTATGGAATATTATTCTTACTTACCTTTTTATTGAACTTTGAAGAACCAAACCAAAACGATTCACTAGAAGGCAAGAACAAAAAATCCGGAGACTTCAAAGAAGTACTGCCTGTTTTAAAGGAAACGCCGATAGCTCTTACCGTATTGATTCTAACGTTTATCCCGTTCTTATTCATCGGCGGTTTCAACCTGATGGTCATCAACATCAGTGAAATCCAGGATGATCAAACGATTAAAAGCTGGATTTACACGATCGAGGGTGTCTGCTTTATGATTGGTGCATTTGCCGTAAAACGCATTTCCAATGATAACAATATGGTACCGTTAATGTTTTTCTTTGTTACGCTAATCGCCATTTCTCACCTGAGTTTGTATTTTGCAGACATTAAATGGATGACACTATTCTCTTTTGGGTTATTCGGCTTGGCAGTTGGATGTTTCTTTCCAATTGCAGCAACTATCTTTCAAACAAAAATACCGAAAGAGTACCATGGACGCTTTTTCTCATTCCGGAATATGCTGGACCGCGTGTTGTTCCAGGTAGTACTTCTTGGAACCGGGCTTTTCCTCGATACTATAGGACTTCAAATGATGGCTATCGTTTTTGGGATGCTATCCTTAACATTGATTTTGATATATGGTTTAAGACTATTTCGCCAACCGGTTGCAGTTGCCGAACAGAAAACACCTTAA
- a CDS encoding YusW family protein — MNKWIITAFVMTLTIGLAAGCGTDNDNLSAPPENAPQNEGTATDVENEQSTTGHKFTKFDLEVEYENRVKYEAEFEAEGNGEAEIEDDINEVSLKGDEAYTELSPRLEQLKFDSSEDQQEVMTQVLEVFGLKDDYKEFELEVTFEDGTIKKYEEKK; from the coding sequence ATGAATAAATGGATTATTACAGCTTTTGTAATGACCTTAACTATTGGATTAGCAGCAGGTTGTGGAACTGATAATGATAATTTATCTGCCCCTCCTGAAAATGCTCCTCAAAATGAGGGTACAGCAACAGATGTAGAAAACGAACAGAGTACAACTGGACATAAGTTTACCAAGTTCGACCTGGAAGTGGAGTACGAAAACAGAGTAAAGTATGAAGCAGAGTTCGAAGCAGAAGGAAATGGAGAAGCAGAAATTGAGGATGATATTAATGAAGTGTCATTAAAAGGGGACGAGGCATATACGGAATTGTCACCTCGATTGGAACAATTGAAATTTGATAGCAGTGAAGATCAACAAGAAGTAATGACACAGGTGTTGGAAGTATTCGGTTTAAAAGATGACTATAAAGAATTTGAGCTTGAAGTAACATTTGAGGACGGTACCATTAAGAAATATGAAGAGAAGAAATAA
- a CDS encoding phosphatase PAP2 family protein has translation MNSYIKSNAMFMASGILFTIFLFVALLISLEATESWDRMIGESLYRIGEMDGFFIFLSYIGSKLFFYPALIVLTLFILFKRNWYLALFLWGNLVGVRLLNTLLKTIFSRDRPSLDHVVEAGYYSYPSGHSMNSMAFYGAIAYLCYWMIKKSWLRNTLMIFCFVLIGLIGFSRVYLGVHYPLDVFGGFAMGASWLLLMSGIYSKVVHNKKINSFHN, from the coding sequence ATGAATAGTTACATAAAATCAAACGCTATGTTTATGGCAAGCGGTATTCTTTTTACCATTTTTCTCTTTGTAGCATTATTGATCAGTTTAGAAGCTACGGAATCATGGGACAGGATGATTGGTGAAAGCCTTTATAGAATAGGTGAAATGGATGGATTCTTTATCTTTTTATCTTATATAGGGTCGAAGCTGTTTTTCTACCCAGCACTTATTGTCTTGACCCTCTTCATTCTATTTAAACGAAACTGGTATTTAGCCTTATTTCTTTGGGGTAATCTAGTAGGGGTTCGATTGCTAAACACATTATTAAAGACGATTTTTTCAAGAGACAGACCAAGCTTAGATCATGTAGTAGAGGCAGGGTATTATAGTTACCCTAGTGGACACTCCATGAATTCCATGGCATTCTACGGGGCTATCGCATATTTGTGTTATTGGATGATTAAGAAAAGTTGGCTAAGGAATACATTGATGATTTTTTGTTTCGTATTAATTGGACTAATTGGATTTAGCAGAGTTTATTTAGGCGTACACTACCCCCTGGATGTATTTGGCGGGTTTGCAATGGGGGCTTCATGGTTATTGTTAATGAGTGGGATTTATTCGAAAGTTGTACATAACAAGAAAATAAATTCTTTCCATAATTGA